TTTTTCTGGAATAAGTTGAGCCAGTTTTTGAAAATAAAATTTTAATGGACATTTCATAAGATTTTCATAATCATAAGCTCCTATATTTAATTTATTATCTTTAAAATCACTTTCCTCTTTAGAAAATTCCCCTTTTTTAAATTCTAAGTTTCCTATAACAGTGCTTGGAATAGATTTTTTCAATATCTCAATACTTTTATTAAGCTCAATAGGTGCTGTATTAATTTTCAAATCATATTTTATACATAGTTCATCTATAAATGGTGATATATCAATTCCTTTGTCCTCATTTTTCTTAGTAAATATAACACTATTTTTATTTGTAAATAACATTTGGAAAAATCTATATTTTTTGATTTCTCTCTTTTCCTCTCTAGTTGTAAGATTTAGTTCCTTTCTCTGTCTCTCTGTAAAAATTAGATTATCCTTGATATTTCCAGGCATCAAATCACTTGTAATATCAATGAAAAAATTAGTTTCACTAAATCTTATTCTATCTCTAAAAAGATGTTTTGTCTCATTGGCATAGAAAGCTGATTCAATATTTTTTATAATTACTCTTTCAGAATCTACTTTCTCATTGGAAGTTACTGCAATATCCTTCATATATTGGATAGTCAGCTTTAAAAGAGCAATACCTAAATTTCCATCAAAATATGATTTAAAACTTTTATGTATACTCATATTTTCATTCTCTTTCATTATTCCAAAGATTTCAAAAAACTTTTCAAAAACATCTCCATATTCCTTTTGAATAAATTTTTCAAGAGAGATCTCATTTTTAAAGTAATTATATAACTCATCTACATTTTTTAATTTTAAAATACTACTAAAATCTCTAAATATCTTTTCTAATTTCTTTGTAAATCCAATATCCTCACCAATAAGATATTGAACTTCATTGCTATGTAAAATATCTAAAGAGATATACTGATAGAAATTTGAAGAGATCTTCTTTATCAAACTTATATCATCTTCTGTTAAAGAGTAATACTCTTTAAAGGCTCTATTTTCAAAAGCATTTTCAAACTCTAAAATATTATATGTCTCTCCTAGTTTTTCCTCCATATTCAGCAAAAGATTTAATTGAATATTTAAAAAAGCATAAAGTTTTGTATCATTCATTGTCACTGCTTGAGATTTTCCAAAATAATATGGAAAAAGATTAAAAAACTCACTATTTTCAGGAGCTGGAGAGTAAAATTCACCCTTTTTAGCTTTTTCTTTAAGAAGATATATAAGGCTCATACTCTCTTCTAATTCATCTTTAGATTGATATATAAATATTTTACTTGGAGAAATTTCAGGTAAAATAGTTTCACTAAATTTTAAATTTTCCTCATCAAAACTTTCTTTCTCCATCTGTAAAGCTATTTCTACTTCTTTTTCTTTCCCTAATTCTTTAATTATATCTCTATATATGCTTTCAAATTCAACTATATCAACAAATATTATCTTGCTAAATCTATCAAAAAAATCTTTTTGATAATATTTCAAGTCTTCAATCCAATCACTAGGAATATAATTATATTTTTCCAGCAGTTTATCAAAAGAGTCTTTTATCTTTTCAAAGTGTAAAAAATATCTCTCTT
The nucleotide sequence above comes from uncultured Fusobacterium sp.. Encoded proteins:
- a CDS encoding PD-(D/E)XK nuclease family protein is translated as MINFRYIGYGTSFIAEYSGKKNIKKNYLYIFSDNRMKSIFSKKMRWNFFNEQPTLLTFNELKEQIFYTDKIVLKEAKRILAFYTSIPKDLKEELGIKSYYDVIDFANDFFEYYREININRIEKIDNIQSWQERYFLHFEKIKDSFDKLLEKYNYIPSDWIEDLKYYQKDFFDRFSKIIFVDIVEFESIYRDIIKELGKEKEVEIALQMEKESFDEENLKFSETILPEISPSKIFIYQSKDELEESMSLIYLLKEKAKKGEFYSPAPENSEFFNLFPYYFGKSQAVTMNDTKLYAFLNIQLNLLLNMEEKLGETYNILEFENAFENRAFKEYYSLTEDDISLIKKISSNFYQYISLDILHSNEVQYLIGEDIGFTKKLEKIFRDFSSILKLKNVDELYNYFKNEISLEKFIQKEYGDVFEKFFEIFGIMKENENMSIHKSFKSYFDGNLGIALLKLTIQYMKDIAVTSNEKVDSERVIIKNIESAFYANETKHLFRDRIRFSETNFFIDITSDLMPGNIKDNLIFTERQRKELNLTTREEKREIKKYRFFQMLFTNKNSVIFTKKNEDKGIDISPFIDELCIKYDLKINTAPIELNKSIEILKKSIPSTVIGNLEFKKGEFSKEESDFKDNKLNIGAYDYENLMKCPLKFYFQKLAQLIPEKNLEIEYLNKQLFGTMVHKILENIVKDIWKEVLSKGIYEIEREKIVEAINKELKNNRAKILVQLDIYLQEILTPLLSENIEMFFKKLASKYKNINIKRFQGEKDAGKDTIFIQNEVDVYLKGKADLVIESDIGNEIIDYKTGGSQKNQLDYYSIILFGDETRAEKAIFNVLKGEIQESNKISLTKEELKENIIDFLNNRVYVRSEKKSVCENNGHSCKYIDICGKKRDL